DNA from Ancylothrix sp. D3o:
ACCAGGACTTAAAGGCACCAAAGTTGCCAGCATTAAAAATAAAGCCAACAACCCCAAAGCTGCACGAGCATCATCTGGTTCTGTAATATCGTCTAAAGCCGGTCTTTCGAGATTGCGTTGCAAAAACAAAATCACAATTGCCCAATAAAGCGACAAAGGGTTTAATAAAGCCACCAAGCTCAACACAATTAAAGTCGCTACTGTAGTTCGACCGGCCACTTTGCGGCCATAAATTGCCTGGACAATACGACCACCGTCTAACTGACCGGCCGGCATCAAATTCAGCGCCGTAACCACTAAACCTAACCATCCCAAAACGGAAAGCGGATGCACATCTACCAGAGGTTGTTGCAAAGCATCTCCTAAAACAACTTTCGCTAAAGTTCCCACTAACAGCGAGCCTTTAAAAAACTCGGAAGGAATTTCAAAATAACTACCTGGATGAGAAAGTAATAAACCTACTATTAACATCCCCAAAGATACCAAACCCCCCGCAGCCGGCCCTGCAAAAGCCACATCAAAAAGCGCTTTTCGAGTGGGTAAAAGCGACTCAAAACGATTAAACGCCCCAAAACTGCCTAGTTGCAAAGCCGGCAAAAAATAAGGCAAGCTAAAACGAATATTATAGCGTTTTGCCATTACTTGATGAGCGACTTCGTGAGCAATTAAAATCGCCCAAATTCCTGCGGCAAAGGGCAGCACTTCCGCCGACCGATTGATATTATTAAAAAAGTCAAAGTTTCTTACTAATCCAGCGGTTTCGAGGCTTGTGGCCAAGGTTGCCAATATTAACACAACTGAGAGAATTTTTTGCTGGAGGGTTGCCGGTTGAGGGTCATTGCTACTCGGCAAAACAATGACTACCGGCTTATTGTCTGGATTTTCTACCAAAAATAAGCGGTAGCGTTCTCCTAAACGTGCTTGTAATTTTTCTGCTAAACGAGGCTGAACTGTGGCCGGTTCTCCGCGCAAATTGCCTTTAAAAATTGCCCCATCCTGATAGGAAATTGTTTCGGTGGCAAAAAAGGTATCTATGCCAAAAATTTCCTTAATTGTTTGCAAGTCTGGCCCCGGAATCGGCAGCACTTCGCCGTCTGGGATGGGAGGTATTTGAGTGGTGTTGGTGGGGTTATCGGTTTTTGGTTCGAGTTTTGGTTCTGAAACTGCCGGTGTGGCTTCAGATTTTAAAAGTGCTTCCAGTTTTTCCCGCAAAGCTGTATCTTGACTACTGGCTCGTAATTGATTTCCTAAATAAATATACAATCCAGCAAAGCCAACTAATAAAAACAAAATGCTGACTAAATTAAGATAAACGCCGGCAGCAAATAAACCAAAAAAAATCAACCAAGGAGCCATCAAAGAAACAGATTGCAGCCAAGCTAAAACTCCCAGTTTGCCGAAGGGTTTGGCTCGGTAATAACCCCACCCCAAAATGCCTAAAGCTACTAGCACAATTGCAATCGTTGCCGCGTTTTCGGTCGCTATCGCCATTTCTCAACCTTTGCTTTCATTTAATTAATAGTGCCTGAGTCGTCTGCAAGACAATTTGTCCAGAGAGATATCTGTCGGTGTGACTTTCTCTGAGCAAAACGACCCCTACTTTAAGTATATTGGCCGGTGGCTCTTGTCAAAAATTCCTTGTCGCCGCTTACTTAATGGTAGCGGGAAGCGCACTCTTCTTTTGTTTGCAAGATAGTTCTTCCTTATCAATTTTAGCATAGCATGGCTGGGGGATGGATGTCAACTGCTTTACTCTTCTTTATTAGGGGCCGGTTTAAACAATATTTCTGACATTTTTTGTTGTCACCTCCCTAAAGACTCAAACATAATATTTCTAAATGCAGAAAAAGTGAGAGACATTTAGCAAGCGTACAGGCTTTAGCAGTAAATTTAAGAGCTTTTGAGGTTTGACTTTCCTGTTGTTCTGCTTGATGGCTACACCTTTACTGCTCAACATCTTAAACTCTACAATCCTTAAATTCATGTCACAACAAAGCAGCCTCAATAACGATATTTTAATCGGAACAATAGATGCAGATACCCTCGCTGGAAGAGCCGGCAACGATATCTTACTTGGTTTAGGTAATGACGATCTATTGTTTGGCAATGCAGACGATGATTTAATATTTGGCAACACCGGCAATGATATCCTACGCGGGGGACAAGGAAACGACCTCTTGCAGGGTGGGGCTGGCGATGATCAAGTATCTGGAGATTTAGGAAATGATACAGTTAATGGTGAACTAGGCAACGATACTTTATTTGGTGGATGTTCCGACGGCAGCAACAACGACAGGAACGGGCAAGACGTTCTCATCGGTGGTAGCGGTGATGATTTAATATATGGTAATGGTGGAGAAGATCAACTTTTCGGAAACACCGGCACCGATACTCTAGCCGGGGGAAAAGGTAACGACACCCTCAACGGAGGCACCGGCAACGATATCTTATCAGGAGATAAGGGAGATGACCGACTTGTTGGAGATATAGGTGCAGATACCCTTACCGGCGCAGAGGGTAATGATATCTTTGTGATAGGTTTACGCAAAGATGTCCCTGGAGTATTATCCACCGGCGGGGCAGAAATTAAAGATGCAGATTGGGTTACAGATTTTGTCAAAGGTCAAGATAAAATTGAAATCTTGGGTGGATTAACTTTTGAGCAATTAAGGATATTTGCCGGCTCTGGAGAGTATGCTGGGTTTAGCATTATTCAAGAAACAATCACAAACCAATATTTAGCAATTTTACGGGGCATTGAAGCGCTTACAATTGAGCGT
Protein-coding regions in this window:
- a CDS encoding site-2 protease family protein, with the translated sequence MAIATENAATIAIVLVALGILGWGYYRAKPFGKLGVLAWLQSVSLMAPWLIFFGLFAAGVYLNLVSILFLLVGFAGLYIYLGNQLRASSQDTALREKLEALLKSEATPAVSEPKLEPKTDNPTNTTQIPPIPDGEVLPIPGPDLQTIKEIFGIDTFFATETISYQDGAIFKGNLRGEPATVQPRLAEKLQARLGERYRLFLVENPDNKPVVIVLPSSNDPQPATLQQKILSVVLILATLATSLETAGLVRNFDFFNNINRSAEVLPFAAGIWAILIAHEVAHQVMAKRYNIRFSLPYFLPALQLGSFGAFNRFESLLPTRKALFDVAFAGPAAGGLVSLGMLIVGLLLSHPGSYFEIPSEFFKGSLLVGTLAKVVLGDALQQPLVDVHPLSVLGWLGLVVTALNLMPAGQLDGGRIVQAIYGRKVAGRTTVATLIVLSLVALLNPLSLYWAIVILFLQRNLERPALDDITEPDDARAALGLLALFLMLATLVPLSPGLAGRLGIGS